In Lytechinus pictus isolate F3 Inbred chromosome 13, Lp3.0, whole genome shotgun sequence, the DNA window GTTAAAATAAACGTAATTCAATTGAAAGtagtaatatttctttttaatgacgGAAGGTAATTAACCACATCTGCTAGTTATATAGCACACATTCTGTCTAAGCCGACacttcattaaaataattatataataaattcaaatctacaaaaaaaatagtagagATGAAAACATTTACAAGCTCCATCGCGACTCCAAGATTACgtcgattttaaaaaatgaaatcacaacaGATTGACATATAGTATATTAGATCAATTCACAGGGATTTGGCTTCTGAGACCATGTCGGGGTATGCGCTATTTTCCCACCCAGAGCCTGAAGTGAACATGGTGAACAGTGCTTTCATGAGACGCGCCAATCAAACATTTCAATTCAGTACAAACAgttcaatattattattgtaacgCAATAAAGATGTGCTGAAATTTTGGTCTGCTTGAGATCAGGATAGCTCAGTTTTATCAACACTGTTGGCTGACTTGTTAGATATTACACATTTCCTTGACTTTCATTGGCTGATCGAGAAGCACAGTTtctatggcaactgtcggatgAAAACTAGTTTGTCGGATAGAACATCAAATACGTCTTTCTGAAAACGTCCCCAGAAGTTCTAGTTATGTGGTTCAGTTTTTCTCAgttaccccctcccccaccccggTTAGAAACTGGCCATGTCATTTCATGACGTCATGTTATGACGCGTCAAACCAGACacaggctagcgttcagacCTGGGAGGGATGTAAGCTACATGTATCTGGTTGTGCAGTGGAGACTGTGCAGTCGCGTCACGTGATCTGATGCATGTTCCACAGCGGAATGGTAACATCTTAAGGAGTACATTTCGATATGACTTATTCATGATCCAATAGACGCAAGCATTCCACCAACTGTTAGAGGTAATAGCATATCTCACGATTAACGATAGTGCAATCGGGACGTTTATCTTTGGTATCGGACTTAAAATGTTAATGATGGTACTCGGTAGCCATGCAAGGTAAAACACACAAGTGACCGCGAGAACTGTCTTCAGTCCCTTCATTCCCGCTGAGGTCGGTAGCGGTAGGGCGACGTTACCAGAGTTTACCGCGGCTTCAAGCGCAGCGATCTGGAGCGCGTGACGACGCGCGATAGAAACCAGACGAACGTTCACGAAAGTAGTGATCACAACTGCCGTGAAAGGTATGATGTTATAGACGACGTGACCTGGTGTGATGCTACTAGATATGCAGAAAGTTGCGAAAGGCGGGCATATCCCCCTCAGGATACTCTGAAGATAGGATACGGCTGAGAGAATGAGCGGGAAAATGACTACCGCGGTAAGGGCGACGATCATACGCTTGCGCGAAGCAAGCACGAAGTATTGAAGCGGTTGCGTTACCGCGATGTACCGGTCAACGGACGCGAGCGTCAAAATCAGCATGGACTGCCATACAAACGCAGTGCACAGGATAAGGATGGTGTAATAGACGCTTTGAGAAATGGGCACGAGGACGAATAATACCCCGGATGTTGAACAAATCAGTCCGGTAAAAAGATCGACGACTGCTAGGCACATCAGACAAAGCTTGGTGTTTTCACCAAAACAGTTTGAAACCTGAGGAACGGTCACAAGATTGGCGCAATTTAGTAAAATGGCGAGTAAAGCACTGATGGGATAGGCGATAAGATGGAAGTTGATCTGCCACATCGGTTGGCTGCTGGCAATGTCGACAGTTGTGTTTGAAATATTAACGTATCCTGTGGTCCAATTCTCCATGATGGACGATGTTCATCTAAGAGAGCATTTGACAAGAAACAATATTTATATGATGCTGCTTGCATGAATCGCCCG includes these proteins:
- the LOC129274553 gene encoding G-protein coupled receptor 52-like, whose translation is MENWTTGYVNISNTTVDIASSQPMWQINFHLIAYPISALLAILLNCANLVTVPQVSNCFGENTKLCLMCLAVVDLFTGLICSTSGVLFVLVPISQSVYYTILILCTAFVWQSMLILTLASVDRYIAVTQPLQYFVLASRKRMIVALTAVVIFPLILSAVSYLQSILRGICPPFATFCISSSITPGHVVYNIIPFTAVVITTFVNVRLVSIARRHALQIAALEAAVNSGNVALPLPTSAGMKGLKTVLAVTCVFYLAWLPSTIINILSPIPKINVPIALSLIVRYAITSNSWWNACVYWIMNKSYRNVLLKMLPFRCGTCIRSRDATAQSPLHNQIHVAYIPPRSER